ATGTCTGCACCTTCCTCTTTGTCCAGCAGTGATTCACGGAGCGCTTCACGGCCGTTTGCGGGGTTCATCTGATAGGTGGACCGGTCGCCGAAGGAGAAGCCGGAGTCCGCCGCTTCCCGGAAGGGGCCGTAGAGGGCGGAGGCAAATTTGGTGGAGTAGGACATGATGGGGATATATTCGTATCCGGCAGAGTCCAGTGCTTCGCGGATGGCCATGACCATGCCGTCCAGCATGCAGGAGGGTGCAACCATGTCGGCTCCCGCGGCGGCCTGACTGACGGCGATCTTCTGCATGAGGGCAAGGGATGCGTCGTTGTCCAGGTCCGGGCCGTCGCAGGATTCGTGAATGATGCCGCAGTGGCCGTGATCGGTGTATTCACAGGCGCAGAGGTCGGTGATTACTACCATGTCGGGAACCGCCGCTTTGATTGCGCGGGTTGCTTCCTGAATGACACCGTCCGCGGCAAAGGCCGAGCTTGCAACGGCGTCCTTGGTTTTCGGAATGCCGAAGAGGATCACAGCTTTGATGCCGTCTTTGGCGAGATCTTTGGCAACGTCGGCGGCAGCGGAGAGCGGCCAGCGGTACTGGCCGGGCATGGAGGTGATGGGGACTTTGTCCGCTGCTCCTTCCACAAAGAACAGGGGCATAATAAGATCATTGCGCGTTACTTGGGTTTCGGTAAACAGAGGACGCAGGCTCTGTCTTCTCAGCCGTCTTAATCGTGTTTGAGGAAACATACTTGTTCACCACGGGTAATTGCATCAACCAGTTTCCGGGCTGTTGTGATATCGGTACACTCGGCGCTCGCCCGAATTGAGAGGGTGGCGTCGGCAAGAAGTTTTTTTGTCAGGACGCGGGTCAGATCATCGATCACAGCGAGCGTGCGGGGGTCGGGAGAGTCCAGCTTTCCGAGCGCCTTATCACGTTCTCGTACACGGATTGACTCTGCCCAAGTATAAAGTCCTGCGATCAGATCACCTGCGGCGGTACGGTTGTAGAGCCGGATGAATTCAGGCAGGTACTGTTCGATCAGTTCACCAGCATGGGCGGCTTCGTCTTTGCGGTGTTCCATGTTTTTTTCTGAGACGGAGCGCAGGTCGTCGATGGTAAAGAGGTGGACGCCGGGGATACCGCGGCAGGCGTCGTCGGTGTCGCGGGGCTGGGCGATGTCGATGAGAATGAGTTTTCGCGGGGTCGGGTCGAGCGGCCAGAACCGTTCGTTCATGGTGGCGGCAAGCGGTTCTGCGGTAATAATTGCGTGCGGGGCTGCCGTGCAGGAGATGACGACGTCGGAGAGGGCGATGCAGGGGTAGAGCTGGTCCATGCGCATGGCACGACCGCCGATCTCCTGGGCAAGTTCTACGGCGTGGTTGTAGGTGCGGTTGGTTACATAGATTGCCCGCAGATTTTTTTCTGCGAGTGCCTGAGTGACCAGTTTTCCCATTTCACCGCCGCCGACGACGAGGATGTTGCGGCCGTCGAGACTGCCGAGCAGTTCTTCAGCAAGCCGGACTGCAGCTGAGCCGATAGAGACTGCGCCGCGGTTGATGTGGGTTGCGGCACGGATGTCAACGCCTGCGTGGATGGCGGTGTTGATGCAGATGTCAGTGACGGGGTCAGTGGTGCCGCATTCGCTGGCGAGCAGGAGGGCGCGTTTGAGCTGGCCGAGGATCTGGTCTTCGCCGATGATCATGGATTTGGTTCCGGCGGCAAGGGCGAGGAGATGACGCAGGGCGGCGTCTCCTTCGTAGAGGGTAAATCCGGTACGTCCGAGGCTGTGGAGGTAGTCGGTGAGTGCGGCTCCGGTGCCATGCACGAGGATTTCGACGCGGTTGCAGGTCTGTAAAAGGATGACTCCTTTGAAGTGCTGCCGGGAGTCGGTAAGGAAGGATGTTTCGTCTGCAAACCGGTATCCGGCAAGCTGGTTCTGGTCAAGGATGGTGTGATCAATTCCGGCGATGGCGACCGGCGTGAGAAGTCCGGTGTCCGGCATCAGAGGTATCCTGCGACAAGGTCGTCTGCATTTTTGTTTTCCCGGCATCTCTGCCGGATGGTTTCGTCGTGAAGAATGTTCCTGAGGATTTCCGCACGTTTTTCCTGGTCGGGAACGGTTTCCTTCAGCCGTTCGCGCAGGGAGGCAAGCAGCAGGATCATGTTGTCGAGTCCCTGATACCTTTCTTCAAGGTCTTCACGGATGCAGCGCGGGACTGCGGGGGCACGGCCTGAGGTGGAGACTGCAATGGTGTACTCTTTTCCCTGAACGGTTGAGGGGATGAGGAAGTTTGCGTCGTCGCTGGTTGCACAGTTGTACCATTTTTCCGCGGTTTTTGCGAGGCGGATGATGCGTTCATTCTGCCCGGTATCGGAGAGCGCGGCGATGATGATGTCGTGCTTTTCGATGAGGGTTCGGAGGTTGTCGTCTTCGATATCCGCAACGTCCATCTGTTTGATGGAGGTCTGGGGAAGAGAAAAGACGTCCGGGGAGATGCTGCGCGAGACGACGGTCATCCGGCAGCCGGTAAAATGGCGGGCTTTGCGAACGCCGACCGCTCCTGCACCAAAGATGAGGATGCGCTTTGCGGAGAGATCAAGCATCAGCGGAATCATTGGTAGTTATGTGGGTTTGCGTGTTACTTTAAGATGCTGTATTTCATACTGAGAGGAGGGAGGAAATCCATAGTGTGAAATAGTTCTGCATTCGTATGTTGTAGTATGAGTGATGCAGAGAAGAGTTCAGCGGACCTGGTGCGTCTGCTCTATGCTGAGGATAAGGCGGTGCGCAATGCGGCGGCGAAGGAGCTTGGCAGCCGCGGGATGGAAGGGTTTGCGGCGGCGGTCCCGCTGCTTGCGGATGTGTCCTGGGTTGTCCGCTACCGTGCCTGTGAGATCATCGGGATGACGAGACAGCCGGAGGCTTTTCCGGTGCTGCTCCGGATGCTTTCCGATCCCCGCGATCATGTGCGGTACATGGCGGTGAAAGGGCTGGGGATTCTTGGAGATTCCCGCGCTCTTCCTGATGTGATCCGGATGCAGGAGGATGAAAATCCGTTCGTGCGGAGGATTGCAGGGAAAATTGCGGCAGATCTTTCCTGATCCCGGCGGGCGTACCGGCCGCTGCGGTGCAAAAACGGGAAAAAGGAGGCCGGGCTTCGTCCCGGGCTTCGTGTGCTGTTGCGTGGCTGTTTTTCATCCTGCCTACTCACCACTCAGCAGTACACAATCAATAAAAAACCACAGGGACGTTTTTCCGGAGTCAGTGCAGGATGAAAATCCCGTCCGTCCCCCGTCCCGCAGAGACCCCGTGGATGGTCTATGAAAAAAAAGTTAGTAGTCGGTTTTCGTCTCAGATCGTCCCCCGCGGCGTTTCATCTCCGGCACCGGCAGTTCGGATCTGATATCCACCACCTCATCCTGCATCATCTCCATCCGCTGCCGGAGCAGCTCCGCAAGAACCTCCTCCACACCCTCGCCCGTGACCGTTGACATGTTGAAACGGTCCTCCGTCTTTTTGATATCGGCCTTGTTTACCACGGTCAGCATCGGAACCGTAACAATTCCTGCAATCTCCTCGCGGAGTTTCTCCTGCGCCTCAACCGAATAGCCGCAGTGTTCACTTGCATCGATCACAAACAGCACCAGATCCGCAACATACACAAGAGCGTTGAGTGCCTGCTTCTCAATGGCGTTGCGCTCCTCCTCGGTACGGTCAAGCAGACCCGGCGTATCAATAAACTGAATCCGTTTTCTCCGCTCCGCATTCCGGTGACCAACAACCACCCCCTTCGTAGTAAAGGGATACGATGCAATCTCCGGCTCGGCACTGGATACCAGCCGGATAAAGGACGACTTGCCGACGTTCGGGTACCCGGCAACCACGATAGTAAACTCATCCGTACTAATGACGGGAAGTTTGCGGAGCACGTTTCGCACATCATTCAGGTACCGGAGCGCATCATCTGCACGGTGCACAATGGATGCAATGCGGGCGACCGCACGCTTACGTTCGGTTAAAGGATCGGCACGCCGCATGCTGCGGGAGATTCCTCCTCCGACATCACGCACATTCTTTGCCGCCCAGCCCACCATGCCGAGTGCCTGGCGGAGATTATCCATGCCGAAGAGGATATCGCAAAGATCGCGATAGAACGGCGGGAGCTGTTCAAACTCAGGGAAACTCTGGATGATACTTACCAGCTTATCATGGGTTGCCTGCGTAATGGCACGGACAAAATCTTCGTTCGCGCGGTTCTTATTATTTTTTTCCCGCATTTTCTTTGCGGCACGCCGGAAACTGCGATCCAGCAGTTCATCGGCCGTGGGTATTGTAGGAATATTGTCAAAGTACATAGTTGCCTGATTCACTCGATTTCTTTATTAGGGTGGCGGTCTGAACAATCAGTATGGATTTGTCGCTGATCCAAAAAGATATCCTTATTACACTTATCTCGCTTTATCATCAATATTCGCATCCGATAAAAGGGGAAGATATTGCCGATATTATCAGGCGCAACCCCGGAACGGTCCGCAATCAGATGCAGGCCCTCAAAGCGCTGGGTCTGGTGGACGGAGTCCCCGGACCAAAAGGAGGATACCACCCGACCTCCCGCGCCTACAGTGAACTCAACGTTACTGCCGACGATTCGGAGAGCGAGGTAGCTATTCTCCGCAACGGCGAGATGATTGACGGTGTGCGCGTAAACGAGATCGACTTCACCACCCTGACGCACGCAGACCTCTGTCATGCGCTGATCAAAGTAATCGGCAACGTTCGTATCTTTGACGTAGGCGACAAAGTGACCATAGGCCCGACACCGGTGAACAAACTGCTCATCAAAGGCGAAGTGTTTGGCAAAGATGAGATCAACAGTGCCCTTCTCATCTCAACGTCGGAGATGACATCCCTGCCGAAACTTCCCATCCGTGAGTACATGACCGCCCCCCTCATCGCGCTGGAAACGGACATGACCGTTGCCTACGTAATGAAAACGCTGTTGCAGCGGAGAATTCACGGTGCGCCGGTAATTGAAGGATGTCAGCTTCTGGGGATTGTCACCCTGACAGACATTGTTTCAGCGATCGACCGGGGCGTTGCGATGGACTCCCCGATTGCAGAGATCATGGTCCGCAATGTTGTTACCATCCCCGGAGATATGCGGCTGTATGAGGTTATCCGCAGATTCAAAGAACAGGACATCGGTCGGGTAATCGTAACCGAGGAGGGAAAACCGATTGGTATTCTTACCCATTCGGATATTATCCGGGTGTTTCCCACCCTTTGAACCACCCGTTGTATTCAAAACGGATATATACTTTCGTTATCAATAAAATCTACTGATTACTATGAAGAGTGAGCAGTTTACCCATTCGATCCGCAAAAAGAGAGTGATGAGCACCGACGGAAAAATTATCGGACAGATCAAGAACATCACTTTTGACAGTGTAACCGGGCAGCTGCTGAATCTCGTCGTGCGTCCGGATCAGACATTTGATGCATCCGGTTACAAACTGGACGGAGACGCAATTACCCTGCCGTTTGAGGCGGTTAAAGACATCACGGACTTCATCGTGGTGGACCGCTATATGCTGCGGTAAAAAAATATCAACAGATTCTCCTGCGTTTTTAGGAGAATACTCTTCAGAATCATTTTTCAGGGAAAGTACCTGGCGAGGGCCTCGGCTGTTCCTTCCCCAAAGGGTTTGTCCATGATATCGTCTGCTGCTGCCCGCGCTTCGGGGCTTGCATTTGCCGGAACCACAGCTATACCTGCTGATTTGAGCATGGAAACATCGTTAACCGAATCGCCTGCGGCAAGAAAATCAGCAGGGGTAAGGC
Above is a window of Methanocorpusculum vombati DNA encoding:
- the hemB gene encoding porphobilinogen synthase → MFPQTRLRRLRRQSLRPLFTETQVTRNDLIMPLFFVEGAADKVPITSMPGQYRWPLSAAADVAKDLAKDGIKAVILFGIPKTKDAVASSAFAADGVIQEATRAIKAAVPDMVVITDLCACEYTDHGHCGIIHESCDGPDLDNDASLALMQKIAVSQAAAGADMVAPSCMLDGMVMAIREALDSAGYEYIPIMSYSTKFASALYGPFREAADSGFSFGDRSTYQMNPANGREALRESLLDKEEGADILMVKPASFYLDVLAQVKELGLPTAAYQVSGEYSMIKAAAQNGWIDEKRIVMESLTSIKRAGADLIITYYAQDVARWLA
- the hemA gene encoding glutamyl-tRNA reductase, with the translated sequence MPDTGLLTPVAIAGIDHTILDQNQLAGYRFADETSFLTDSRQHFKGVILLQTCNRVEILVHGTGAALTDYLHSLGRTGFTLYEGDAALRHLLALAAGTKSMIIGEDQILGQLKRALLLASECGTTDPVTDICINTAIHAGVDIRAATHINRGAVSIGSAAVRLAEELLGSLDGRNILVVGGGEMGKLVTQALAEKNLRAIYVTNRTYNHAVELAQEIGGRAMRMDQLYPCIALSDVVISCTAAPHAIITAEPLAATMNERFWPLDPTPRKLILIDIAQPRDTDDACRGIPGVHLFTIDDLRSVSEKNMEHRKDEAAHAGELIEQYLPEFIRLYNRTAAGDLIAGLYTWAESIRVRERDKALGKLDSPDPRTLAVIDDLTRVLTKKLLADATLSIRASAECTDITTARKLVDAITRGEQVCFLKHD
- a CDS encoding precorrin-2 dehydrogenase/sirohydrochlorin ferrochelatase family protein; translated protein: MIPLMLDLSAKRILIFGAGAVGVRKARHFTGCRMTVVSRSISPDVFSLPQTSIKQMDVADIEDDNLRTLIEKHDIIIAALSDTGQNERIIRLAKTAEKWYNCATSDDANFLIPSTVQGKEYTIAVSTSGRAPAVPRCIREDLEERYQGLDNMILLLASLRERLKETVPDQEKRAEILRNILHDETIRQRCRENKNADDLVAGYL
- a CDS encoding HEAT repeat domain-containing protein is translated as MSDAEKSSADLVRLLYAEDKAVRNAAAKELGSRGMEGFAAAVPLLADVSWVVRYRACEIIGMTRQPEAFPVLLRMLSDPRDHVRYMAVKGLGILGDSRALPDVIRMQEDENPFVRRIAGKIAADLS
- a CDS encoding NOG1 family protein is translated as MYFDNIPTIPTADELLDRSFRRAAKKMREKNNKNRANEDFVRAITQATHDKLVSIIQSFPEFEQLPPFYRDLCDILFGMDNLRQALGMVGWAAKNVRDVGGGISRSMRRADPLTERKRAVARIASIVHRADDALRYLNDVRNVLRKLPVISTDEFTIVVAGYPNVGKSSFIRLVSSAEPEIASYPFTTKGVVVGHRNAERRKRIQFIDTPGLLDRTEEERNAIEKQALNALVYVADLVLFVIDASEHCGYSVEAQEKLREEIAGIVTVPMLTVVNKADIKKTEDRFNMSTVTGEGVEEVLAELLRQRMEMMQDEVVDIRSELPVPEMKRRGGRSETKTDY
- a CDS encoding CBS domain-containing protein, which codes for MDLSLIQKDILITLISLYHQYSHPIKGEDIADIIRRNPGTVRNQMQALKALGLVDGVPGPKGGYHPTSRAYSELNVTADDSESEVAILRNGEMIDGVRVNEIDFTTLTHADLCHALIKVIGNVRIFDVGDKVTIGPTPVNKLLIKGEVFGKDEINSALLISTSEMTSLPKLPIREYMTAPLIALETDMTVAYVMKTLLQRRIHGAPVIEGCQLLGIVTLTDIVSAIDRGVAMDSPIAEIMVRNVVTIPGDMRLYEVIRRFKEQDIGRVIVTEEGKPIGILTHSDIIRVFPTL
- a CDS encoding PRC-barrel domain-containing protein; this encodes MKSEQFTHSIRKKRVMSTDGKIIGQIKNITFDSVTGQLLNLVVRPDQTFDASGYKLDGDAITLPFEAVKDITDFIVVDRYMLR